In the genome of Cynocephalus volans isolate mCynVol1 chromosome 15, mCynVol1.pri, whole genome shotgun sequence, one region contains:
- the OXR1 gene encoding oxidation resistance protein 1 isoform X8, translating into MSRLLYGKKGRRHQPINHKYTLITTRDDINSKQVAPVKADLESESFRPNLSDPSELLLPDQIEKLTKHLPPRTIGYPWTLVYGTGKHGTSLKTLYRTMTGLDTPVLMVIKDSDGQVFGALASEPFKVSDGFYGTGETFVFTFCPEFEVFKWTGDNMFFIKGDMDSLAFGGGGGEFALWLDGDLYHGRSHSCKTFGNHTLSKKEDFFIQDIEIWAFE; encoded by the exons ATTACTACAAGGGACGACATAAATTCAAAGCAGGTTGCTCCAGTGAAAGCAGACCTGGAGTCTGAATCTTTTCGACCAAACCTAAGTGATCCCAGTGAACTCTTACTGCCAGATCAAATTGAAAAG cttACCAAGCATCTTCCACCAAGAACAATAGGCTATCCGTGGACTCTCGTTTATGGTACTGGGAAGCATGGCACAAGTTTGAAGACCCTTTATCGAACAATGACAGGTTTAGACACCCCAGTACTGATGGTGATTAAAGACAGTGATGGGCAG GTTTTTGGTGCATTAGCATCTGAGCCATTTAAAGTGAGTGATGGCTTTTATGGTACTGGAGAGACCTTTGTTTTTACATTCTGTCCAGAGTTTGAG GTCTTTAAGTGGACAGGAGATAATATGTTTTTTATCAAAGGAGACATGGATTCACTGGCTTTTGGTGGCGGAGG AGGAGAATTTGCCCTTTGGCTTGATGGAGATCTCTATCATGGAAGAAGCCATTCCTGTAAAACGTTTGGGAATCATACACTTTCTAAGAAGGAAGATTTTTTTATCCAAGACATTGAAATCTGGGCTTTTGAATAA